A part of Cydia strobilella chromosome 15, ilCydStro3.1, whole genome shotgun sequence genomic DNA contains:
- the LOC134748036 gene encoding uncharacterized protein LOC134748036, with amino-acid sequence MKTTVRIIVFCVALATAASKDPTRIENGEIKYQLDMPGKEPITVIETAPSNVRQHWQDYSRDFKDHDDSEMKHVMTDIIHDPDGYPRCFGPSCQEGFSDDGPQRDLNDYYADAEKLKDYSDFQTSMQALAAKLKKDKYKTNPYNADAYNTDPLELSHSDEEDNAKVYTSWNRLKVKQHKHPYDDKEGWVTLEPVAWSTSKISKWKPNVKKQKPNQWIEDDDRPDGDRYNPYQGIDYNNYPQGQKKPTKTRPTYINNKLHTSSEYDSEMPSKPTWSKPAVHQQSTFNYPSSWSPDDSRRPHKPNCDSEEQYNDSGANDDTVFYGISDSVVTDHRPSKFPIEYEALHQAPYQRRPIRRPTQVIYAGSPELDSDRSSRPPYGDGQWVLLSTTKGYRNKKRQRSLSPTPTADDRSDGATMTSHQAVALTVLPIDNAHTNMTTSHGGLLEVEKSFKTVEESKRDMDKKYDLAFASSLQKPSTNRLVKRKIVSNVAPDSSTVFAAVGAGMLPATMAMVVPMMLGRRRRRRDIDTTPEDSNFSNILYKNQ; translated from the coding sequence ATGAAAACGACAGTGAGAATAATCGTATTTTGCGTGGCCCTTGCCACTGCGGCATCAAAAGATCCGACGCGAATTGAAAATGGAGAGATCAAGTACCAGTTGGATATGCCAGGAAAAGAACCTATCACAGTTATAGAAACAGCGCCAAGCAATGTGAGACAACACTGGCAGGATTATTCCCGGGATTTCAAGGATCATGACGATAGTGAAATGAAACACGTAATGACTGATATTATACACGACCCTGATGGCTATCCAAGATGTTTTGGACCATCCTGTCAAGAAGGATTTTCGGATGACGGACCACAGAGGGATTTGAATGACTATTACGCAGATGCGGAGAAACTGAAGGACTACTCTGACTTCCAAACAAGCATGCAAGCGTTAGCCGCTAAACTCAAGAAAGACAAGTACAAGACTAACCCATATAACGCTGATGCTTACAATACTGATCCTTTAGAACTAAGTCATTCTGATGAAGAAGATAACGCTAAGGTATATACTTCTTGGAATCGTCTCAAAGTCAAGCAGCATAAGCACCCTTATGATGACAAGGAGGGCTGGGTGACGTTAGAACCAGTTGCATGGTCTACCAGTAAGATATCAAAGTGGAAACCGAATGTAAAGAAACAGAAACCCAATCAATGGATCGAGGACGATGACAGACCAGACGGCGACCGATACAATCCATACCAAGGAATCGATTATAATAACTATCCTCAGGGGCAGAAGAAACCGACTAAGACTCGTCCCacgtacataaataataaattacacacatcATCAGAATATGATTCTGAAATGCCATCGAAACCTACATGGAGTAAACCAGCCGTACACCAACAAAGTACGTTCAATTATCCTAGTTCTTGGTCTCCAGACGATAGTCGGCGTCCACATAAACCAAATTGCGATTCGGAGGAGCAGTACAATGACAGTGGTGCAAATGACGATACTGTTTTTTATGGTATATCGGATTCAGTAGTGACGGATCATCGACCAAGTAAGTTTCCAATAGAATACGAAGCGCTTCACCAGGCTCCTTATCAGAGGCGTCCCATCAGGAGACCAACACAAGTGATCTACGCGGGATCTCCTGAACTGGACAGCGATCGGTCTTCGAGGCCCCCATATGGCGACGGGCAGTGGGTGTTGCTCTCTACTACAAAGGGTTACCGCAACAAAAAACGACAGAGATCTTTAAGCCCCACACCTACAGCAGATGACCGCTCGGACGGAGCAACAATGACTTCTCACCAAGCAGTAGCGCTAACAGTTTTGCCTATTGACAATGCTCACACCAACATGACCACATCACACGGAGGATTATTAGAAGTTGAAAAAAGTTTCAAAACAGTAGAGGAATCAAAGCGAGATATGGATAAGAAGTACGATTTAGCTTTCGCGTCGAGCCTGCAAAAGCCATCGACTAACCGGCTGGTAAAGAGGAAAATTGTGTCGAATGTAGCACCAGACAGCTCGACCGTGTTTGCGGCCGTTGGAGCGGGTATGCTCCCAGCGACCATGGCCATGGTCGTTCCCATGATGCTGGGGCGAAGGCGAAGAAGAAGAGACATTGATACTACACCAGAAGATTCAAATTTCAGTAACATACTTTACAAAAATCAATGA
- the LOC134747903 gene encoding uncharacterized protein LOC134747903, whose protein sequence is MDSIFIIPERTEVTHVNEKYLYNVSARVIRYGRKSDYLYNLEGGIKHTWGNNITIHFVFFEAQNNQYKRSLLELKLKFCDLFQREQYIGKMLRTILDKYGISCPIAPGMYRFLNTTLPGEKTPNYLPFRKGKVEVTFNQLQTQDLVGRFFVIFTVKS, encoded by the exons ATGGAT agtatttttattattcccgaACGCACAGAAGTAACCCACGTCAACGAGAAATACTTATATAATGTGTCTGCACGCGTCATACGGTACGGCAGAAAAAGTGATTACCTCTACAACCTCGAGGGAGGGATCAAGCATACTTGGGGAAATAATATCACG attcATTTCGTTTTCTTCGAAGCTCAAAACAACCAATACAAGCGGAGTCTATTAGAGCTAAAACTGAAGTTTTGCGACTTATTCCAACGAGAACAATACATCGGAAAGATGTTAAGGACGATTTTAGACAAATATGGAATATCCTGCCCTATTGCGCCG GGAATGTACCGATTCTTGAACACGACGCTGCCCGGAGAGAAGACTCCCAACTACCTGCCATTCCGGAAGGGGAAGGTCGAGGTCACGTTTAACCAGTTGCAGACGCAAGATTTAGTTGGAaggttttttgtaatatttaccgTTAAATCGTAg